In Spinacia oleracea cultivar Varoflay chromosome 5, BTI_SOV_V1, whole genome shotgun sequence, a single window of DNA contains:
- the LOC130461543 gene encoding uncharacterized protein gives MAYCRPLLREYPDPSLGGWVLPDARISYTGESGSEIVETFPEDRVFHAPLPEGVQAVPARTANAMVGVINRLKSALVRARSALSCRSPHSTRTGAGRAGADDAGPSGGGRGREEI, from the exons ATGGCCTACTGCCGaccgttgctgagg GAGTAtcctgacccttcgttagggggatgggtgcttcccgatgctcggatctcgtataccggagagagtggatccgagattgtggagactttcccggaagaccgggttttccatgctccgctccctgagggagtacaggcg gttccggcccgtacggccaacgcgatggtgggggtgatcaaccggttgaagtccgcgctggttcgggcccgatctgcactttcttgcaggagcccccactccactcgg acgggggctggacgagccggggccgacgacgcagGTCCCTCGGGTGGGGGACGCGGTCGTGAGGAGATATAG